From Xiphophorus maculatus strain JP 163 A chromosome 12, X_maculatus-5.0-male, whole genome shotgun sequence, the proteins below share one genomic window:
- the fxn gene encoding frataxin, mitochondrial, which translates to MLLFTKTWNISPQICHLAGSKLHLGTAKRTAGTYFHQLHMLSVLQKARGWTSHHLHPSVLQPVGEHGWRRFDDGLIRNLSLTSRRKKKLTHVHIRELSEAAYEKLADETLDALSDYFEDLADEAFTGTEYDVVFSSGVLTVKLGGGHGTYVINKQTPNRQIWLSSPTSGPKRYDWTGERWVYIHDGISLHQLLSKEFSVLFNKNIHLCHLPYS; encoded by the exons ATGCTcctttttacaaaaacatggaacattTCTCCACAGATCTGCCACCTTGCAGGTTCAAAGCTTCACCTGGGGACAGCGAAGAGAACTGCGGGGACATACTTTCATCAG CTCCACATGCTCTCTGTCCTGCAAAAGGCTCGAGGTTGGACATCACACCACCTGCATCCCAGTGTCCTTCAGCCTGTTGGGGAG CATGGCTGGAGAAGATTTGATGATGGGTTAATCAGAAATCTTTCTCTAACAtcaagaagaaagaagaaactgACGCATGTGCATATAAG AGAGCTGTCAGAAGCAGCCTATGAGAAGCTGGCAGATGAGACCCTGGATGCTCTATCTGATTACTTTGAAGATCTGGCAGACGAAGCTTTCACTGGCACAGAATATGATGTCGTATTTTCT AGTGGTGTGTTGACAGTAAAGTTGGGTGGAGGCCATGGAACCTATGTAATCAACAAACAGACACCGAACAGACAGATCTGGCTTTCTTCTCCTACCAG TGGACCGAAACGCTACGACTGGACAGGAGAACGCTGGGTGTACATTCATGATGGAATTAGTCTCCACCAACTGCTTTCTAAAGAGTTTTCTGTTCtcttcaataaaaacatccatttgtGTCATTTGCCATATTCCTGA